In Neofelis nebulosa isolate mNeoNeb1 chromosome 10, mNeoNeb1.pri, whole genome shotgun sequence, one DNA window encodes the following:
- the SIPA1 gene encoding signal-induced proliferation-associated protein 1 isoform X2, translating to MWAGGVGSPRRGPAPAPTDDLFARKLRQPARPPLTPHTFEPRPARGPLLRSGSDAGEARPPTPASPRARAHSHEEASRPAATPTRLFTDPLALLGLPAEEPEPAFPPVPEPHWFAHYDVQSLLFDWVPRPRGTGGHAEAGSGTPASAEDPSASSDLLLEAPGFVSELGGEGELGLGGPASPPVPPALPNAAVSILEEPQNRTSAYSLEHADLGAGYYRKYFYGKEHQNFFGLDEVLGPVAVSLRREEKEGSGGGTLHSYRVIVRTTQLRTLRGTISEDALPPGPPRGLSPRKLLEHVAPRLSPTCLRLGSASPKVPRTLLTLDEQVLSFQRKVGILYCRAGQGSEEEMYNNQEAGPALTQFLTLLGDVVRLKGFESYRAQLDTKTDSTGTHSLYTTYQDHEIMFHVSTMLPYTPNNQQQLLRKRHIGNDIVTIVFQEPGSKPFCPATIRSHFQHVFLVVRAHAPCTPHTSYRVAVSRTQDTPAFGPSLPQGGGPFPANADFRAFLLAKALNGEQAAGHARQFHAMATRTRQQYLQDLATNEVTTTSLDSASRFGLPSLGGRRKAPPRGPGSELQAAGALVWAVRAAPGARGAAGAEARGLDDAEVPCLLGISAETLVLVAPRDGRVVFNCACRDVLAWTFSEQRLDLYHGRGEAITLRFDGPPGHAVGEVVARLQLVSRGCETLELALPREGQGRLGFEVDAEGFITHVERFTFAETTGLRPGARLLRVCGQPLPRLGPEAAAQLLRSAPKVCVTVLPPDESGRPRRSFSELYTLSLQEPSRRGAPEPVQDEAPGAATLQPTTQQLLQACLLEGGSSTGPGDLAEERTEFLHSQDVSALPSSLSDEAPVLPNTTPDLLLAATAKPSAPSAGRETPPTRVSKNKTRAQRAVVGTVGRVDVTASVPINTPQDGPGSPSGCEDRGDPAPELRASFLPRTLSLRNSISKIMSEAGSETLEDEWQSISEIASTCNTILESLSREDGPSVPTGQPIPESGDAKGTPKSDAEPEPGNLSEKVSRLESMLRKLQEDLQKEKADKAALEEEVRSLRHNNRRLQAESESAATRLLLASKQLGSLTADLD from the exons ATGTGGGCCGGTGGCGTGGGGAGCCCTCGGCGGGGCCCGGCCCCTGCGCCCACCGATGACCTCTTCGCTCGGAAGCTGCGCCAGCCGGCCCGGCCCCCGCTGACACCGCACACCTTCGAGCCAAGACCAGCCCGGGGCCCGCTCCTGCGCAGCGGCAGCGATGCCGGCGAGGCCCGGCCCCCCACACCGGCCAGCCCTCGCGCCCGGGCCCACAGCCACGAGGAGGCCAGCCGCCCTGCCGCGACCCCTACCCGGCTCTTCACTGACCCCCTGGCACTGCTGGGGCTCCCGGCCGAGGAGCCGGAGCCCGCCTTCCCGCCGGTGCCTGAGCCCCACTGGTTCGCCCACTATGACGTGCAGAGTCTGCTCTTTGACTGGGTTCCGAGGCCGCGGGGGACGGGCGGCCACGCAGAGGCTGGCTCTGGGACTCCGGCCTCCGCTGAGGACCCGTCCGCCAGCTCGGACCTGCTGCTCGAAGCGCCTGGCTTCGTGAGTGAGCTCGGGGGTGAGGGCGAGCTGGGCCTGGGCGGGCCGGCGTCCCCACCCGTGCCCCCTGCACTGCCCAACGCGGCCGTGTCCATCCTGGAGGAGCCGCAGAACCGAACTTCGGCCTACAGCCTGGAGCACGCAGACCTGGGAGCTGGCTACTACCGCAAGTACTTCTACGGCAAAG AACACCAGAACTTCTTCGGACTGGACGAGGTGCTGGGCCCGGTGGCAGTGAGCCTGCGGcgggaggagaaggaaggcagcGGAGGAGGCACTCTGCACAGCTACCGCGTCATCGTGCGGACCACACAG CTCCGGACCCTCCGCGGCACCATCTCGGAGGATGCGCTGCCGCCGGGGCCCCCGCGGGGTCTGTCCCCGAGGAAGCTTCTGGAGCACGTGGCGCCGCGGCTGAGCCCAACCTGCCTGCGCTTGGGCTCAGCCTCACCGAAGGTGCCCCGCACGCTGCTCACACTGGACGAGCAAGTG CTGAGCTTCCAGCGCAAGGTGGGCATCCTGTACTGCCGCGCCGGCCAGGGCTCGGAGGAGGAGATGTACAACAACCAGGAGGCAGGACCGGCCTTGACGCAGTTCCTCACCCTGCTGGGCGACGTGGTGCGGCTCAAAGGCTTTGAGAGCTACAGGGCCCAGCTGGACACCAAAA CGGATTCCACAGGCACACACTCCCTGTATACCACGTAccaggaccacgagatcatgttCCACGTGTCCACGATGCTGCCTTACACCCCCAATAACCAGCAGCAG CTCCTTCGGAAACGCCACATTGGCAACGACATCGTGACCATCGTGTTCCAGGAACCTGGCAGCAAGCCCTTCTGCCCCGCCACCATCCGCTCGCACTTCCAGCACGTCTTCCTGGTGGTGCGGGCTCATGCACCCTGCACGCCACACACCTCCTacag GGTGGCTGTGAGCCGCACCCAGGACACCCCTGCCTTTGGGCCGTCTCTGCCCCAGGGCGGAGGCCCCTTCCCCGCCAACGCCGACTTCCGCGCCTTCCTGCTGGCCAAGGCGCTCAATGGCGAGCAGGCAGCAGGCCACGCACGCCAGTTCCACGCCATGGCCACGCGCACGCGTCAGCAGTACCTGCAGGACTTGGCCACCAACGAGGTGACCACTACGTCGCTGGACTCGGCCTCGCGCTTTGGCCTGCCCTCCCTGGGCGGGAGGCGAAAGGCGCCCCCTCGGGGCCCGGGCTCCGAGCTGCAGGCGGCGGGGGCGCTGGTGTGGGCCGTGCGCGCGGCGCCCGGAGCGCGGGGCGCCGCGGGGGCCGAGGCCCGTGGTCTCGACGACGCTGAGGTGCCCTGCCTGCTGGGCATCTCCGCTGAGACGCTGGTGCTGGTGGCGCCGCGCGACGGCCGCGTGGTCTTCAACTGCGCCTGTCGCGACGTGCTGGCCTGGACCTTCTCCGAGCAGCGGCTCGACCTGTACCACGGCCGCGGGGAGGCGATCACGCTGCGGTTCGACGGGCCCCCCGGCCATGCTGTAGGCGAGGTGGTGGCGCGTCTGCAG ctgGTGAGCCGAGGCTGCGAGACCCTCGAGCTGGCGCTGCCCCGCGAAGGCCAAGGCCGCCTGGGCTTCGAGGTGGACGCCGAGGGATTCATCACGCACGTGGAGCGCTTCACGTTCGCGGAGACAACGGGGCTGAGGCCAGGGGCGCGCCTGCTGCGCGTGTGCGGCCAGCCGCTGCCCAGGCTGGGCCCGGAGGCCGCTGCCCAGCTGCTGCGCTCGGCGCCCAAGGTCTGCGTCACCGTCCTGCCCCCCGACGAGAGCGGCCGGCCCCGCAG GAGCTTTTCGGAGCTGTACACGCTGTCTCTGCAGGAGCCCAGCCGGCGGGGGGCCCCAGAGCCCGTGCAGGATGAGGCCCCCGGGGCAGCGACCCTGCAGCCCACCACGCAGCAGTTGCTACAAGCGTGCCTGCTGGAGGGTGGCAGTTCCACGGGGCCTGGGGATCTGGCTGAAGAGAGGACCGAGTTCCTGCACAGTCAGGA tgtctctgctctccccagctCCCTGTCAGACGAGGCCCCGGTCCTTCCTAACACCACCCCGGACCTCCTCCTGGCCGCCACGGCCAAGCCGTCAGCACCCAGTGCTGGCCGGGAGACCCCACCCACCCGGGTGAGCAAAAACAAGACTCGAGCCCAAAGGGCGGTGGTGGGCACAGTAGGGAGGGTGGACGTCACTGCATCCGTACCCATTAACACCCCTCAGGATGGGCCAGGCAGCCCCAGTGGTTGTGAGGACAGGGGCGACCCGGCCCCAGAGCTGAGGGCCTCCTTCCTGCCACGAACCTTGTCTCTGAGGAACTCCATCAGCAAAA TCATGTCAGAGGCGGGCAGTGAGACCCTGGAAGACGAGTGGCAGTCCATCTCAGAGATCGCCTCCACCTGCAACACCATCCTGGAGTCACTGTCCCGGGAGG ATGgtccctctgtccccacaggACAGCCCATCCCAGAGAGCGGGGATGCCAAGGGAACTCCGAAGTCTGATGCTGA GCCAGAACCTGGGAACCTGTCGGAGAAGGTCTCTCGCCTGGAGTCCATGCTCAGGAAGCTGCAGGAAGATCTGCAGAAG GAGAAGGCAGACAAGGCggccctggaggaggaggtgcgGAGCCTGCGTCACAACAACCGGAGGCTGCAGGCCGAATCGGAGAGCGCAGCCACGCGCCTGCTCCTGGCCTCCAAGCAGCTGGGCTCACTTACTGCCGACCTGGACTGA
- the SIPA1 gene encoding signal-induced proliferation-associated protein 1 isoform X5 translates to MWAGGVGSPRRGPAPAPTDDLFARKLRQPARPPLTPHTFEPRPARGPLLRSGSDAGEARPPTPASPRARAHSHEEASRPAATPTRLFTDPLALLGLPAEEPEPAFPPVPEPHWFAHYDVQSLLFDWVPRPRGTGGHAEAGSGTPASAEDPSASSDLLLEAPGFVSELGGEGELGLGGPASPPVPPALPNAAVSILEEPQNRTSAYSLEHADLGAGYYRKYFYGKEHQNFFGLDEVLGPVAVSLRREEKEGSGGGTLHSYRVIVRTTQLRTLRGTISEDALPPGPPRGLSPRKLLEHVAPRLSPTCLRLGSASPKVPRTLLTLDEQVLSFQRKVGILYCRAGQGSEEEMYNNQEAGPALTQFLTLLGDVVRLKGFESYRAQLDTKTDSTGTHSLYTTYQDHEIMFHVSTMLPYTPNNQQQLLRKRHIGNDIVTIVFQEPGSKPFCPATIRSHFQHVFLVVRAHAPCTPHTSYRVAVSRTQDTPAFGPSLPQGGGPFPANADFRAFLLAKALNGEQAAGHARQFHAMATRTRQQYLQDLATNEVTTTSLDSASRFGLPSLGGRRKAPPRGPGSELQAAGALVWAVRAAPGARGAAGAEARGLDDAEVPCLLGISAETLVLVAPRDGRVVFNCACRDVLAWTFSEQRLDLYHGRGEAITLRFDGPPGHAVGEVVARLQLVSRGCETLELALPREGQGRLGFEVDAEGFITHVERFTFAETTGLRPGARLLRVCGQPLPRLGPEAAAQLLRSAPKVCVTVLPPDESGRPRRSFSELYTLSLQEPSRRGAPEPVQDEAPGAATLQPTTQQLLQACLLEGGSSTGPGDLAEERTEFLHSQDSPSPSPCSSLSDEAPVLPNTTPDLLLAATAKPSAPSAGRETPPTRDGPGSPSGCEDRGDPAPELRASFLPRTLSLRNSISKIMSEAGSETLEDEWQSISEIASTCNTILESLSREGQPIPESGDAKGTPKSDAEPEPGNLSEKVSRLESMLRKLQEDLQKEKADKAALEEEVRSLRHNNRRLQAESESAATRLLLASKQLGSLTADLD, encoded by the exons ATGTGGGCCGGTGGCGTGGGGAGCCCTCGGCGGGGCCCGGCCCCTGCGCCCACCGATGACCTCTTCGCTCGGAAGCTGCGCCAGCCGGCCCGGCCCCCGCTGACACCGCACACCTTCGAGCCAAGACCAGCCCGGGGCCCGCTCCTGCGCAGCGGCAGCGATGCCGGCGAGGCCCGGCCCCCCACACCGGCCAGCCCTCGCGCCCGGGCCCACAGCCACGAGGAGGCCAGCCGCCCTGCCGCGACCCCTACCCGGCTCTTCACTGACCCCCTGGCACTGCTGGGGCTCCCGGCCGAGGAGCCGGAGCCCGCCTTCCCGCCGGTGCCTGAGCCCCACTGGTTCGCCCACTATGACGTGCAGAGTCTGCTCTTTGACTGGGTTCCGAGGCCGCGGGGGACGGGCGGCCACGCAGAGGCTGGCTCTGGGACTCCGGCCTCCGCTGAGGACCCGTCCGCCAGCTCGGACCTGCTGCTCGAAGCGCCTGGCTTCGTGAGTGAGCTCGGGGGTGAGGGCGAGCTGGGCCTGGGCGGGCCGGCGTCCCCACCCGTGCCCCCTGCACTGCCCAACGCGGCCGTGTCCATCCTGGAGGAGCCGCAGAACCGAACTTCGGCCTACAGCCTGGAGCACGCAGACCTGGGAGCTGGCTACTACCGCAAGTACTTCTACGGCAAAG AACACCAGAACTTCTTCGGACTGGACGAGGTGCTGGGCCCGGTGGCAGTGAGCCTGCGGcgggaggagaaggaaggcagcGGAGGAGGCACTCTGCACAGCTACCGCGTCATCGTGCGGACCACACAG CTCCGGACCCTCCGCGGCACCATCTCGGAGGATGCGCTGCCGCCGGGGCCCCCGCGGGGTCTGTCCCCGAGGAAGCTTCTGGAGCACGTGGCGCCGCGGCTGAGCCCAACCTGCCTGCGCTTGGGCTCAGCCTCACCGAAGGTGCCCCGCACGCTGCTCACACTGGACGAGCAAGTG CTGAGCTTCCAGCGCAAGGTGGGCATCCTGTACTGCCGCGCCGGCCAGGGCTCGGAGGAGGAGATGTACAACAACCAGGAGGCAGGACCGGCCTTGACGCAGTTCCTCACCCTGCTGGGCGACGTGGTGCGGCTCAAAGGCTTTGAGAGCTACAGGGCCCAGCTGGACACCAAAA CGGATTCCACAGGCACACACTCCCTGTATACCACGTAccaggaccacgagatcatgttCCACGTGTCCACGATGCTGCCTTACACCCCCAATAACCAGCAGCAG CTCCTTCGGAAACGCCACATTGGCAACGACATCGTGACCATCGTGTTCCAGGAACCTGGCAGCAAGCCCTTCTGCCCCGCCACCATCCGCTCGCACTTCCAGCACGTCTTCCTGGTGGTGCGGGCTCATGCACCCTGCACGCCACACACCTCCTacag GGTGGCTGTGAGCCGCACCCAGGACACCCCTGCCTTTGGGCCGTCTCTGCCCCAGGGCGGAGGCCCCTTCCCCGCCAACGCCGACTTCCGCGCCTTCCTGCTGGCCAAGGCGCTCAATGGCGAGCAGGCAGCAGGCCACGCACGCCAGTTCCACGCCATGGCCACGCGCACGCGTCAGCAGTACCTGCAGGACTTGGCCACCAACGAGGTGACCACTACGTCGCTGGACTCGGCCTCGCGCTTTGGCCTGCCCTCCCTGGGCGGGAGGCGAAAGGCGCCCCCTCGGGGCCCGGGCTCCGAGCTGCAGGCGGCGGGGGCGCTGGTGTGGGCCGTGCGCGCGGCGCCCGGAGCGCGGGGCGCCGCGGGGGCCGAGGCCCGTGGTCTCGACGACGCTGAGGTGCCCTGCCTGCTGGGCATCTCCGCTGAGACGCTGGTGCTGGTGGCGCCGCGCGACGGCCGCGTGGTCTTCAACTGCGCCTGTCGCGACGTGCTGGCCTGGACCTTCTCCGAGCAGCGGCTCGACCTGTACCACGGCCGCGGGGAGGCGATCACGCTGCGGTTCGACGGGCCCCCCGGCCATGCTGTAGGCGAGGTGGTGGCGCGTCTGCAG ctgGTGAGCCGAGGCTGCGAGACCCTCGAGCTGGCGCTGCCCCGCGAAGGCCAAGGCCGCCTGGGCTTCGAGGTGGACGCCGAGGGATTCATCACGCACGTGGAGCGCTTCACGTTCGCGGAGACAACGGGGCTGAGGCCAGGGGCGCGCCTGCTGCGCGTGTGCGGCCAGCCGCTGCCCAGGCTGGGCCCGGAGGCCGCTGCCCAGCTGCTGCGCTCGGCGCCCAAGGTCTGCGTCACCGTCCTGCCCCCCGACGAGAGCGGCCGGCCCCGCAG GAGCTTTTCGGAGCTGTACACGCTGTCTCTGCAGGAGCCCAGCCGGCGGGGGGCCCCAGAGCCCGTGCAGGATGAGGCCCCCGGGGCAGCGACCCTGCAGCCCACCACGCAGCAGTTGCTACAAGCGTGCCTGCTGGAGGGTGGCAGTTCCACGGGGCCTGGGGATCTGGCTGAAGAGAGGACCGAGTTCCTGCACAGTCAGGACTCGCCGTCACCGTCACCCTGCAG ctCCCTGTCAGACGAGGCCCCGGTCCTTCCTAACACCACCCCGGACCTCCTCCTGGCCGCCACGGCCAAGCCGTCAGCACCCAGTGCTGGCCGGGAGACCCCACCCACCCGG GATGGGCCAGGCAGCCCCAGTGGTTGTGAGGACAGGGGCGACCCGGCCCCAGAGCTGAGGGCCTCCTTCCTGCCACGAACCTTGTCTCTGAGGAACTCCATCAGCAAAA TCATGTCAGAGGCGGGCAGTGAGACCCTGGAAGACGAGTGGCAGTCCATCTCAGAGATCGCCTCCACCTGCAACACCATCCTGGAGTCACTGTCCCGGGAGG gACAGCCCATCCCAGAGAGCGGGGATGCCAAGGGAACTCCGAAGTCTGATGCTGA GCCAGAACCTGGGAACCTGTCGGAGAAGGTCTCTCGCCTGGAGTCCATGCTCAGGAAGCTGCAGGAAGATCTGCAGAAG GAGAAGGCAGACAAGGCggccctggaggaggaggtgcgGAGCCTGCGTCACAACAACCGGAGGCTGCAGGCCGAATCGGAGAGCGCAGCCACGCGCCTGCTCCTGGCCTCCAAGCAGCTGGGCTCACTTACTGCCGACCTGGACTGA